In a genomic window of Flavobacterium lipolyticum:
- a CDS encoding type I polyketide synthase, with the protein MKNTSIKKDIAIIGMSGKFPQSKNIEQFWKNLQEGQEMIHFYSELELKELGINSKEKDPNFVGVTSRIDDAECFDYQFFGYTKDEAEIMDPQTRLLHEHIWLALEDSGTKTTHYGGKIGLYTAVNDNFNWRLHAKVSNNNKVNPFYANQLSNRSFANTLISYKLNLKGPSLIVDTACSSSLAAVHMACRNLLLKECSIAVTGGVKILTRKETGYNYEEGMIYSKDGHCRAFDESSSGIVNGEGIGIVVLKRLEDALRDRDNIYSVIRGTALNNDGNRKVGYTAPSVQGQYECINLAHRMADVTPESIGYIETHGTATKLGDPIEIEALNKAFNYDTNHSCAIGSVKTNIGHLDSAAGIAGLIKATMVINQKSIPESLHFKIPNPQINFKKGPFYVNTKQTAWNNHSPLRAGVSAFGIGGNNVHVILEEAPERAASETNNPYYLLRYSAKSQWSLDKFQENLKTFLATKKDTKLADLAYTLQTGRDQFKYNRFLVCKSKEEALKILESEDQDGLFSGKLKNTGKVAFMCSGSGSQYLNMGKDLYHDSPYFKEYIDKGFAYLERETGIDYGAILFPKEQSAQQTNNINDNIHTQPLVFVFEYAVAKTLMHLGINPNYLIGHSTGEYVAACLSGIFTFEAALSLLIKRGELMSAAPKGSMLSVSLSKEKITAYLNSDVGLAVINSPESCVVSGTIEGIDALKAILEEKDIACSRIRVSLAGHSFLLDSILKEFEEAFRNITLSEPTIPVLSNYTGEILTKEEATSVTYWVNHLRNTVQFSKGLQQLLTIKNLAFLEIGPGNALTSVFKQHSKENIHDHIALNMLRHPSQEINDTQFFLQQLGELWFQGIDINWESYYGDYLPNKISAPAYVFHQTKFLARVNPLDNLNGNAFNTFEYEVEDNFNEDEEMYKEDADRELMNTPYKEPSTDTEKQLVEIWQDFFSINKIGILDDFFALGGNSLKGVTMLKLIQKTFEIDIKIKDFYKKSTIKGLAAEIDLALKFVIIQEEEISSKMVITI; encoded by the coding sequence ATGAAAAATACTTCAATAAAAAAGGACATTGCCATCATAGGGATGTCCGGAAAATTTCCACAGTCGAAAAATATTGAGCAATTCTGGAAAAATTTGCAGGAAGGCCAGGAGATGATTCATTTCTATTCTGAATTGGAACTTAAAGAGTTAGGAATTAACAGCAAAGAAAAAGATCCAAACTTTGTCGGTGTCACCTCAAGAATCGATGATGCAGAATGTTTTGATTACCAGTTTTTTGGTTACACTAAAGATGAAGCCGAAATCATGGACCCGCAAACCAGACTGCTGCACGAACACATCTGGCTGGCCCTTGAGGATTCGGGCACCAAAACAACGCATTACGGTGGTAAAATTGGTTTGTACACTGCCGTAAATGATAACTTTAATTGGAGGTTACATGCTAAAGTATCCAATAACAATAAAGTAAATCCTTTTTACGCCAATCAGCTCTCCAACAGGAGTTTTGCCAATACTTTAATTTCTTATAAGCTTAATTTGAAGGGGCCAAGCCTTATTGTAGATACCGCCTGTTCAAGTTCTTTGGCGGCCGTGCATATGGCTTGTAGAAATTTATTATTAAAAGAATGTTCGATTGCCGTTACCGGAGGGGTGAAAATACTAACCCGAAAAGAAACAGGCTACAATTACGAAGAAGGAATGATCTATTCTAAGGATGGTCATTGCAGGGCATTTGATGAATCGTCATCGGGTATAGTCAACGGAGAAGGTATAGGTATTGTAGTGCTAAAAAGACTAGAAGATGCCTTAAGAGATCGTGACAATATTTATTCGGTAATTCGTGGAACAGCACTTAATAATGACGGTAACCGAAAAGTAGGCTATACGGCACCAAGTGTTCAGGGACAATACGAATGTATCAATCTGGCACACAGAATGGCTGATGTAACACCAGAATCGATAGGATATATTGAAACACACGGAACGGCTACGAAATTAGGAGATCCGATAGAGATAGAAGCCCTAAACAAAGCTTTTAATTATGATACTAATCATTCCTGTGCCATCGGATCTGTTAAAACCAATATTGGTCATTTGGATTCTGCTGCCGGAATTGCGGGTTTAATTAAAGCGACAATGGTAATCAATCAAAAAAGCATACCTGAATCGTTACATTTTAAAATTCCAAACCCACAGATCAATTTTAAAAAAGGCCCTTTTTACGTCAACACAAAACAAACAGCTTGGAACAATCATAGTCCATTGCGTGCAGGAGTAAGTGCTTTTGGTATAGGTGGGAACAATGTTCATGTCATATTAGAAGAAGCACCTGAAAGAGCGGCATCTGAAACCAATAATCCTTATTATCTACTGCGTTACTCTGCTAAATCACAGTGGTCACTGGATAAGTTTCAGGAAAATTTGAAAACCTTTTTAGCCACAAAAAAGGACACAAAACTAGCCGATTTAGCCTATACACTGCAAACCGGAAGAGACCAGTTTAAATACAATAGGTTTTTGGTATGCAAAAGCAAAGAAGAGGCCCTTAAAATACTAGAGAGCGAAGATCAGGACGGTTTATTTTCCGGAAAATTAAAGAATACTGGTAAAGTAGCATTTATGTGCTCGGGATCGGGGTCTCAATACTTAAATATGGGGAAAGACTTGTATCATGACAGTCCGTACTTCAAAGAATATATCGACAAAGGTTTTGCGTACTTAGAAAGAGAAACCGGAATCGATTATGGAGCCATCCTGTTCCCGAAAGAGCAGTCGGCACAACAAACGAACAATATAAATGATAACATACATACACAGCCTTTGGTTTTTGTTTTTGAGTATGCTGTAGCCAAAACCTTGATGCATTTAGGGATTAATCCCAATTATTTGATCGGACATAGTACAGGTGAGTACGTAGCGGCTTGTTTAAGTGGGATCTTTACTTTTGAAGCCGCCTTATCCTTATTGATTAAAAGAGGGGAACTGATGTCAGCAGCTCCTAAGGGAAGCATGCTAAGTGTAAGTTTGTCTAAAGAAAAAATAACTGCCTATCTAAACAGTGATGTAGGTCTTGCGGTAATCAATTCGCCCGAATCTTGTGTAGTGTCAGGAACCATTGAGGGTATTGATGCACTCAAAGCCATTTTGGAAGAAAAAGATATTGCTTGTTCAAGAATCCGAGTTTCACTTGCAGGACATTCTTTTTTGCTGGATTCTATTTTAAAAGAATTTGAAGAAGCATTCCGCAATATCACCCTGTCTGAACCAACAATTCCAGTATTGTCCAACTATACCGGAGAAATACTGACTAAAGAAGAAGCCACTTCGGTAACCTATTGGGTCAATCATTTAAGAAACACCGTTCAGTTTTCAAAAGGACTACAGCAATTGTTAACCATTAAGAATTTGGCATTTTTAGAAATTGGGCCAGGAAATGCACTAACAAGTGTATTTAAGCAGCACAGTAAAGAAAATATACACGACCATATAGCACTTAACATGCTGAGACATCCAAGTCAGGAAATAAATGATACTCAGTTTTTTCTACAGCAATTAGGAGAACTGTGGTTTCAGGGTATCGATATTAATTGGGAATCCTATTATGGCGATTATTTGCCCAATAAAATTTCGGCTCCTGCCTATGTTTTTCACCAAACCAAATTCCTGGCACGTGTTAATCCTCTTGACAATTTGAATGGTAACGCTTTCAATACCTTTGAATATGAAGTAGAGGATAATTTTAACGAAGACGAAGAAATGTACAAAGAAGATGCGGATAGGGAGTTAATGAATACCCCCTACAAGGAACCCTCAACTGATACAGAAAAACAATTAGTAGAAATTTGGCAGGACTTCTTCAGTATTAATAAAATTGGAATTCTGGATGACTTTTTTGCGCTGGGAGGTAACTCATTAAAAGGAGTCACCATGCTAAAACTGATTCAGAAAACATTCGAGATCGATATTAAAATTAAAGATTTTTATAAAAAATCAACCATAAAAGGGCTTGCGGCCGAAATCGATCTGGCCTTAAAGTTTGTGATCATTCAGGAAGAAGAGATCAGCAGTAAAATGGTAATTACGATCTAA